A stretch of DNA from Pseudomonas sp. HN11:
TTCAATTCGCCCTTGAAAATCGCGCCCATCAGCGCTGTGTTGCCGCGTTTGTCCTGCATGCAGGCGTCGGCTCCGGCATCGAGCAGGCGTTCCACGAACGGGCCCTGGCCGTGGTAGGCGGCCAGGATCAACGCGGTGTAACCCTTGTCGTCCTGGGTATTGAGGCTGTAGCCGGAATCGATGAAGGTGTTGAGCATGTCGAGGTCGCCACGGCGGGCAGCGTCGAAATAGTAGTCCTGCAACTGAGCCTTGAGCGCGACCGGGTCGGGAGACTCGGCATGGGCGACAAAGGCCAGCATGGCCATCAGCAAGCCGATAGAAATTCGCATGGGTTTTTCTCCTGCCAAGGGCCGACGCCCGATCAAGGACGTCGGCCGTAACCAACGAATCAGTCAGTCAGTTTTTCCGCCAGCGCCTTCACGCGCGCCAGGTCACCCTTGGCGACCTTGGCCACGCCAGTGCCGTATTCCGGGTCAGCCTTGTAGAGGAACGACAGGATGATGTGCTTGCTCTCATCATCGGTGGTAGCCAGCGAGCCGCCAAAGTTCTCGATCAAGTCCTGACGCTCTTTCTTGGTGAAGGAGCGGTAAAGATCACCGGCCTGCTTGAAGTTCTGCTCGCGCTGGATCTTCGCCTGCTGGGTGCTGCCCGACAGGGCCGACTGGCTGTAGCGCGCGGTTTGCGGCTCGTCCCGTGGCAGCAGACGGCTTGGCTGGTAGTTCACGCCCGTGGTGGTCTTGCCGAAGTTCATCGCGCCGTCCTGGTTACCGTTGTTGACAGTCACCCGTGGCGCGTTGATCGGCAGTTGCAGGGCGTTGGCGCCCAGGCGGTACATCTGGGTGTCGGCGTAGGAGAACACCCGGCCCTGCAGCAGGCGGTCCTCAGACGGTTCGATGCCCGGCACCAGGTTGGCCGGCGCCATGGCCACTTGCTCGGTTTCCTGGAACACGTTGGCCGGGTTGCGGTTCAGCACCATCTGCCCGACCTTGCGCTCAGGCACATTCGGCCAGATCTTGGTCGCGTCCAGCGGGTCGAAGTCGAACTTGGCCAAATCTTCAGGTTTGAGCACCTGCACATACAGGTCCCATTTGGGGAAGTCGCCCTTGTTGATGTGAGTGACCAGGTCGTTGGTCATGTGGCTGTAGTCGCGACCTTGTACTTCGGTGACCTGCTTGGGATCGAGGTTCTTGATGCCTTGCAGGCTCTTCCAGTGGAACTTGACGTAGTGCACTTCACCCTTGGCGTTGATCAGCTTGTAGGCGTGCACGCCGTTGCCGTCCATTTCCCGATAGCTGGCAGGGGTGCCGGAGTCGGAGTACAGCTCGGTCAGCGTGCGCGTGGATTCGGGCACGTGGGAGAAAAAATCGAAGCGACGGGAATCGTCATCCAGGTTGGTGCGTGGGTCTGGCTTGAAGGCGTGGACCATGTCCGGGAACTTGATCGCGTCGCGGATAAAGAACGTCGGGAAGTTGTTGCCTACCAGGTCCCAGTTACCCTCAGCGGTGTAGAACTTGGTAGCGAAACCGCGCGGGTCACGCAAGGTTTCCGGCGAGTGGTTGCCGTGGACCACGGCGGAGAAACGCACGAACACCGGGGTGGCTTCGCCGGCCGCGAACACCTTGGCCTTGGTCAGGTCGCTGAGGTTGTCCGTGACGGTGAAGGTACCGTGGGCGCCGGTGCCACGCGCGTGTACCACGCGCTCAGGGATACGTTCGCGATCAAAGCGCTGCAGCTTCTGGATCAACTGCACGTCTTGCAGCAGGACCGGGCCATTGGCACCGGCTGTCTGCGAGTTCTGGTTGTCGCCCACCGCAGCACCGTTGTCGCGTGTCAGGTTGGCGGCGTGTACGGACAGGGAAAGCAGGCTGGCGCTCGCCAGTACCAGCACGCATCGCGCTGAAACAGGCCCGCGGCTCATTGGATTCTTCATCGAGGTTTCCTCTGGTTTTTTTAGTGCACATTCAGTTGTGCTTGCCAGAGGCTAGTGACCCAAGAGTCAGAAGATAAATAGAAAAGTCATACCAACCCGATTAATAAAATAATCTGTTAACTCACTGATATTCGGCGTATTTCGCGCGCGATTGGTGGCACTTTGCAAACTATTTGCGATTTAATGTGTCGATAAAAACCAACAGTGTTAGAAGTTGTGTCGGGCAAGCCCGTTACAGCTGACTTACACTGTGTCCCACCCTTCTCATCTGTAACAAGGAATAACCTATGGGCGTGATCAGTGAGTTCAAGGCCTTCGCGGTCAAAGGTAATGTGGTCGACATGGCCGTCGGTATCATCATCGGTGCAGCCTTCGGCAAAATTGTGTCCTCGTTTGTAGGCGATGTGGTGATGCCACCACTCGGTCTGTTGATCGGTGGGGTGGACTTCGGTGATTTGGCCGTGACGCTCAAGGCGGCGCAAGGCGACGCGCCTGCGGTGATCCTGGCTTACGGCAAATTCATCCAGAGCGTGGTGGACTTCCTGATCGTCGCATTTGCGATCTTCATGGGTGTGAAAGTCATCAACCGTCTGAAACGTGAAGAAGCCGTTGCGCCGAAGCTGCCACCGGTGCCGACCAAGGAAGAAGTGTTGCTGGGTGAGATCCGCGATCTGCTCAAGGCACAGAACGATAAGCCGCTTCAATAAGCATCTGCTTGAACAAAAGGCGCCTGCTAGAGGCGCCTTTTTTATTACCAGTAGTTTTCCACCGCCACCTGACCGGGGCGGCGGCTCAAGCTCAGGTTCATATCGCGCTGTTTGAGCAACTGGCGTGTGTCATCGACCATTTGCGGGTTGCCGCAGATCAGCACGCGGGAATGCTCCGGTGTCAGCTCGAGGCCGGCTACACGTTCAAGCTCGCCATTTTCGATCAGGGTGGTGATGCGCCCATTCAACGCGTCGGGATACTGCTCACGGGTGACGATGGGAATGTAGGTGAGTTTATGCGCGTACTCGGCCAGGTATTCACGCTCGCCCAATTCTTTGATCAGTGCCTGATAGGCCAGTTCTTTGGCTTCCCGTGCGCTGTACACCAGAATGATGCGTTCGAATTTCTCCCAGACTTCGAAATCCTGCAGGATCGACAGGAACGGTGCCACCCCGGTGCCAGTCCCCAGCATCCACAAGTCGCGGCCATCGACGAAACGGTTCAAGGTCAGGAAGCCCGTCGCCTGGCGCTCCACCATCAAGGTATCACCCACCCGCAGGTGGCTCAGCTCGCTCGTGAACTCACCGCCTGGGACCACGATCGAGAAGAAATCCAGATGCTCGTCAAACGGTGAGGAGACCAGCGAATAGGCACGCCATACGGTACTGCCATCCGCTTTGGTCACGCCCAGCCGCACGAACTGCCCCGCCGTGAAACGAAAGCCCGGATCGCGGGTGGTGCGCAGGGTAAACAGGCTGGGGGTCAGCGATTGCACGTCGAGCAAGGTCTGGCGGGTGAATTTCTCAGCACTGGCCGTCATGGGGGACTCCGTTCTACAGGTGCCCTAGTGTCCCTCAAAGTCGCGTGCGGAAACACCTACGGTTGGTAGTGGCATGGCGCAATCAAGCGATAGTGGCTATCTAATTGCACCCCAAATCAATTCGCTATTAGCCTTTCAACCAGCTTCACAGGCGCGCTGTTAGTTGATCGTTACACCGCTCCCAAACCACTAATAATCCGTGAATTTTCAATTGCCTGCTTCCTGACTACCACTGAACTCCTCGCAAAAAACTCTTAAATACCCGTGCGCAAGAACGAAATTCTCCATCTGATATGTAAGGTATGTCCTACACTCTTTTTCGTGCAGCGTTGGGGGTCCAGGACGTACCCCAAGGCACGAAGCAGCCCATGGAGAGTACCAATGATTACCTGGCGCAACACACGCCTCTCCAAACTGGAAGGCGAAGACGAGATCACCAGCGTTTTTGAAATGGTGATCAACAAGACTTATGAGCTTGGTTTCCAACACTGTTCCTTCAAAATGAGTCCCAACCGTCCCGAAAACCAAGTCAATCCGATCGAATTCACAAACTATCCAAATGAGTGGAAATCGCTGTATGAGCAAGCGCGTTTCTTTGAAGTGGATCCCGTCGTAAAGCAGTGCATGGAGAGCGTACTACCTCTCGTCTGGGAGGAAGAAACATTTAAAGACGTACCAAGCCTTTGGTCATTGGCACAAACCTTAGGTGTGCATAGGGCGTTGACTATCACCGTGCATGATTTCCGAGGCGTGTTCAGCATGCTGACCCTGAGTCGTGCACAGCGGGACGTCAGCCCGGAAGAACTCTATGAAAAAGCGGGCCTGGTGCTATGGCTTTGTCACGCAATGCACGCTGTCGTGGCGCAGAAGTATGCTGCCCCCTCCGACATCAGCCCGGCCAGCAAACTGACCCCGCGAGAACGGGAGGTCCTCAGGTGGTCCGGCATGGGCAAGACCGCCTCAGACATCGCCACCATCCTGTGCTTGTCCGAGCGTACGGTTGGCTTTCATATGAGCAGGTGCTTCATAAAGCTTGGGGTCAATAACAAAATTGCCGCTGTGCTCTGTGCCGCGCGTAGCGGGATTATTTGACCGACAAAGAAACACCGCATGTATTCACGCTGAAAAAAACGTAACATTTACGGCCAATTCTGAGTGTTGAGCAGCCCATCGGGCGCCGCCCGCAGTTCATTCAGACGGTTCGGCCCGTTATTGCCGAACACCCATCGTTTAACCAGAGCCTCCCCCGCCATGCCCCTGCTCGAAAGCCCCTTCGCCCAGCTCGATCTGATCCGCCAGCCAGAGCAACATAACGATCCGCTGCAAGCCTTCGATGCCGCCGACGAGTACCTGCTCCATTATCTGGCCGAACAGCAACCGACTACGGCGACGCGCGTGCTGGTGCTCAATGACAGCTTCGGCGCCCTGGCCGCCAGCCTTCAGGGGCAGGTGCAGGTCACGTCCAGCGGTGATTCGTTTCTGGCCGCCCAAGGCTTGGAGAAAAACCTGGTACGCAACGGCAAGGCTTTTGACGCTGTGCCGTTTATCCCAGCTAGCCAAATCCCGTCCGGGCCTTTCGACCGCGTGCTGATCCGCGTGCCAAAAACCCTGGCGCTGCTTGAAGAACAATTGATCCGCCTGCAAGGGCAACTGGCACCGGGCGCGCATGTCGTCGCAGGGGCGATGATCAAGCACTTGCCAAGGGCGGCGGGCGAGTTACTGGAGCGCTACATCGGGCCGATGCAGGCGTCGCTAGCGGTGAAGAAGGCGCGCTTGCTGATCGCCACCGCTGACGACCGTCCCGTGGCCGTCTCGCCCTACCCCACCCGCTATAACTTGGAAGCACCGGCCATCGAACTGCTGAACCACGCCAACGTGTTCTGCCGCGAAAGCCTGGACATCGGCACCCGCGCGTTCCTGCCCCACCTGCCGAAAAACCTGGGCAATGCCCGGGTGGCGGACCTGGGTTGCGGCAACGGCGTGTTGGCGATTGCCAGCGCCATGCAAAACCCCGAAGCGCAGTACACCTTGGTAGACGAGTCCTATATGGCCGTGCAGTCGGCGGCCGAAAACTGGCAAGCCGCCCTGGGTGATCGCGATGCAGTCGTACGCGCCGCCGATGGCCTGGCTGGCCAGGAACCTGGCTCGTTGGACGTGGTGCTGTGCAACCCGCCCTTTCACCAGCAACAGGTCGTCGGTGACTTCCTCGCCTGGCGCATGTTCCAACAGGCGCGGGAAGCCCTGGTGGTTGGTGGCGCCCTCTATATAGTCGGCAATCGCCATCTGGGCTATCACACCAAGCTGGCGCGTTTGTTCAGGGGTGTCGAGCAAGTCGCCACCACGCCAAAATTCGTGATTCTCAAAGCGCGCAAATAAAAAAACCCTGCTCATCTCGCGACAAGCAGGGTTGAAAAGCCGGGCCGCAAGGCCCGGATCGGGATGTCAGTGAGTGGTCAGGCCCGCCGCATTCATGAACATGCGCATCAGGCTTGCCACGATGAACAGGGCCAGCACACTGCCGGTCCAGATCATCGCCAGCCACCCCAGGCGCCGCCACAACGGCTGCTTCTCGGCCTGTTCGATCTCGTGCAACGTAGGTTTGCCGGACATGAGACGACCCTCCTAGTGATAACCGTCTTCGTGGGTGACCTTGCCGCGGAACACATAGTAGCTCCAGAAGGTGTAGCCCAGGATGAACGGGATGATGAACAAGGTGCCGACCAGCATGAAGCCTTGGCTCTGCGGCGGCGCGGCGGCGTCCCAGATCGACACGGAGGGCGGAATGATGTTCGGCCACAGGCTGATGCCCAACCCGCTGTAGCCCAGGAAGATCAGCACCAATGTCAGCAGGAACGGCGTGTAGTGCGCATTGCGTGCCACGGCGCGGAACAGGCCGTACATGGTCACCAGCACCAGGATCGGCACTGGCAGGAACCAGAACAGGTTCGGCAAAGTGAACCAGCGCGAGGCGATTTCCGGGTGCGTCAATGGCGTCCAGATGCTCACGATGCCGATCACCGCCAGCACCACGAAAGCCAGTGGTCGTGCCAGGTTGTGCATCTTTTCCTGCAAAGGGCCTTCGGTTTTCATGATCAGCCAGGTGCAGCCGAGCAACGCATAGGCGACGATCAGCGCCACGCCGCAGAACATCGTGAACGGCGTGGCCCAGTCCAGCGAACCGCCGGCAAACTGGCGATTTACCACGGGGATGCCGTCGATAAACGCCCCCAGCGCCACGCCTTGGAAGAACGTCGCCGCCAATGAGCCGCCGATAAACGCCTTGTCCCACAGGTGACGCTTGTGGTCCTTGGCTTTGAAGCGAAACTCGAAGGCCACGCCACGGAAGATCAAACCGATCAACATCAGGATGAGCGGCAGGTACAGCGCCGACAACACCACCGAATACGCCAGCGGGAAGGCGCCAAACAACGCCGCGCCGCCCAGTACCAGCCAGGTTTCGTTACCGTCCCAGACCGGGGCCACGGTGTTCATCATCACGTCACGGTCAGTCTTGCCCGGAATAAACGGAAAGAGGATACCGATACCCAGGTCGAAGCCGTCCATGACCACGTACATCATGATGCCGAAGATGATGATCACAGCCCAGATCAGCGGAAGATCAATACCCATCTCAATTCCCCTTGTGCTGGATGTCGTCATGGTCGTTGTCGGTGCCGTCATCGGCGGCGGACAACGGACGAGCCGGCGTGCGTTTCTGACCAGGCCCCCCGTGGGTGGGCTCGGTGCTTTCGTGGGTCACAGGGCCTTTGCGCACCAGGCGCATCATGTAGCCCAAGCCCGCGCCGAACAGCGCGAAATACACCACCACGAACAGCACCAGGGTGATAGTCATCTGTGCAAGGCTATGCCCGGAGGAAGCATCCGCCGTGCGCATCAAGCCATAGACCACCCACGGCTGGCGGCCGATCTCGGTGGTGAACCAGCCCGCAAGGATCGCAATCAGGCCGGAAGGGCCCATCCACAACGCCAGGTACAGGAACGGCTTGGACGTGTACATTTTGTCGCCCCGGCGCAGCCAGAGGCTGAACAGGCCGGTGAAGATCATCAGGAAGCCCAGGCCGACCATGACCCGGAACGACCAGAACACGATGGTCGAGTTGGGGCGGTCTTCAGGCGGGAACTCCTTGAGGGCCGGCACCTGCTTGTCCAGGGAATGGGTGAGGATCAGGCTGCCCAGATACGGGATCTCGACCGCGTATTTGGTTTTTTCGGCCTTCATGTCGGGCCAGCCGAACAGGATCAGCGGCGTCGGCTCATTGCCGATATTTTCCCAGTGGCCTTCAATCGCGGCAATTTTCGCCGGCTGGTGCTTCAAGGTATTGAGGCCATGGAAGTCACCGATCACTGCTTGTATAGGCGCGACGATCAGGGCCATCCACATCGCCATCGAGAGCATCTTGCGGATCGCCGGGTTGTCCTTGCCACGCAGCAAGTGCCAGGCCGCCGAGGAGCCGACGAAGAACGCGGTTGCCACAAAGGCCGCCGTGGCCATGTGTGCCAGGCGATACGGGAATGACGGGTTGAACACGACAGCGAACCAATCGGTCGGGATCACACGGCCATCAATGATTTCAAAGCCCTGAGGCGTCTGCATCCAACTGTTGGACGAGAGGATCCAGAACGTGGAAATCAATGTACCGATGGCCACCATTACGGTGGAGAAGAAGTGCAGGTTGCGCCCCACCTTGTTCCAACCGAACAGCATCACGCCCAGGAAACCGGCCTCTAGGAAGAAGGCCGTGAGCACTTCGTACGTAAGAAGCGGCCCGGTGACGGCGCCGGCAAAGTCCGAGAAACGACTCCAGTTGGTACCGAACTGGTAGGCCATGACCAACCCGGAGACCACGCCCATGCCGAAGTTGACGGCAAAGATCTTCGACCAGAAGTGGTAGAGGTCACGGTAAGTGTCGTTGTGCGTCTTGAGCCATAAGCCTTCCAGCACCGCAAGGTAACTGGCCAGGCCGATGGTGATCGCCGGGAACAGGATGTGAAAGGAGATGGTGAACGCAAATTGAATTCGGGCGAGATCTAGCGCCTCCAAACCGAACATAAGTCTTCCTCTGTCAGGTAATACCGGCTGCTGGCGGGAGCCTGCACCCACTGCCCCCACGGATATGGAGTCTGGCGAATTTCAATTCGTTTCTTTTTTAATCCACCGCGTAGGGAATCTGGCCCCAAGGCCGCCAGGTCGATGCCCATACGGACATTGATCTGGATCAAGCATTGCTGAAAGAGTAGTCCCATTTTCAGGAATGAACTGTGTGGTCTTTTGCCGCGTGACAGACTGCCTCAGCTCAGTTGTTGCAACTATTTGTTACAACTTAGTGATAATCTCGGCGCTCCCTCCGGCCCTGACCTGAACTCCCGATGCCTAGTGAACCTGCGCTGTTGTTGCGTCACCACCGCCCTTTCATCGCGTTCTGGCTAGCGCGCATCTTCACCGCCAGCGGCTTTCAGATGCTCACCGTGGCCATCGGCTGGAACCTCTACCAACTGACGGGCAATGTGCTGGACCTGGGTTTGGTCGGCCTGGTGGAGTTTGTGCCGCGTGTGTTGTTCATGCTGCACACCGGGCATGTGGCCGACCGCTATGAACGGCGTAAGGTCGCCGCCATCTGCCAGACTGTGCAGGCGCTGATTGCCCTGAGCCTGGCCATCGGCGGGCTGACCGGCAATGTGACCCGCGAGATGATCTTCGTCCTCGCCTTCCTGCTCGGCGCCGCGCGTTCGTTTGAAATGCCGACCACTCAGGCGCTGCTCCCGAGCATCGTGCCCAGCGCGCTGTTCCCACGGGCGGTGGCCTCGTCACAGTCGGCCCAACAATTGGCCACAATCGTCGCCCCGGCCCTTGGCGGTTTGCTCTACGCCTTCGGCAGCGTCTGGGTCTATGGCCCCACAGTGGTGCTGTACCTGATCGCCTGCGTGCTGACCCTCAACCTGCCCGCCCGCCAGATGCCGCTTAACAAAGGCAAGGCCACCTTGGACTCGCTTCTGGCCGGCATCCGTTTTATCCGCAGCCGCCCGGACATCCTCGGCGCCATCTCCCTTGACCTGTTCGCCGTGTTGCTGGGCGGCGCCACCGCGTTGCTGCCGGTGTTCGCCAAGGACATCCTGCTGACCGGCGCCTGGGGCCTGGGGCTGCTGCGGTCGGCCCCAGCCGTGGGCGCGTTGTTGATGTCATTGTGGCTGGCGCGGTTCTCGGTGGACCGCCATGTGGGCCGCGTGATGTTCACCGCTGTCGGTGTGTTCGGCGTGGCGACTATCGCCTTCGGCCTTTCCACCTCCTTCTGGTTCTCCCTGGCGGTGCTGGTGGTGCTGGGGGCGGCAGACATGATCAGCATGGTCATTCGCGCCTCCTTCGTGCAATTGGAGACACCGGATGAAATGCGTGGCCGAGTCAGTGCGGTGAATGGCCTGTTTATCGGCGCGTCCAACCAGTTGGGCGAGTTTGAATCGGGGATTACCGCCCACTGGTTCGGCACCGTGCCCGCAGTGGTCATGGGCGGGATCGGTACGCTGGTGGTGACGGGGGTGTGGATCAAGCTGTTCCCAACCCTGGCCAACCGCGATCGCATGCATGTGCCGAAGGATGAGAAAAACACTTAAACATCCTCATATCGATCCATTTCGCCGGTGCCTTAGCGACAAGCCCTCGTCATACATTAAAGGATGAAAGGGCTGATACCGGCGCAGGAACTCTTCTTACCCACGCGACCACACAAAAGGAAATCATTGCCGCTGAATACTCCAGGACTACACCTATGCATATTAGTTCTACGACCTTGCCTGCTCACCGTAAGCTAGCCGAGTCAGAGCTAGCCCCCAAAAACAACGCGCATCCACCAGCCCCCGCAAGCCAGCGGAATAAACGTTCTATTGATGCTGGACCAAGTTACCAAAACAGCGTCAGCGCTGACCCCAAACCTGATAAAAACATCGGGACTGGTCAGAAAGTAACAGTACCCGTCAATGTAGGCCCAAACCCCAGCCTCGACCCCGCCACCGCTGAGATTAAAGAGTCGTTCAAAACCGTCTCACAAGAAGCCTCCATTTTTCTCAAGAAAAAATTCGCCGAGATGGCAGCGAAGGCAACAAACCCTGCCGATAAGGAAAAGTGGAATATAGACCCGGATAATACTTATCTGGTTACTTTCAACTACAACAAAACAGGCGACACCCCTTACCCCGCGAAAATCGTCCAGAGAATCTCACTGACCGAGGCGCTGGTCACCAACGCACAAGATACGCCAGAAGGAAAAGGCTTCTTGGTGCCCTACTACGCAGGAGGCCCAGAAGTCATAGTCAAGCCCGACATAAAAGCCCAAAAGCCTCAGTCGAGTGACTTCTGGAGCCGCGCCAAGCCAAACCGTGAAGACGCTGACGTCACACATACCTATCAAGGGATTTACATTGAATCCCCTGAATTGCCTGCACCGGTGTACAACGGAGGCAACCAAAGTCAGATCACGCCGGCAGAGTTCAAGAAGCTGATCTGGAAGGCCGACTTTAAAAAGCCCTACGATAAGTTTTTGGACAACTTCTGGAACAGTCACAAAGAACAATATCCGACGCTCGCCAAAGCATCCTTCACCAAATCAGCCATGGCCCAACACCAAGAAGGTAGTTTGACTGCCGAGGGCCGAGAGCTGGCGTTGCGGGCTGCCGGTTTGCCAGACAGCCAAGTATCATGGCCGGATATCACGTATGAGCAACTGAAAAAAAATCCTCCGAACGATCCCAATATTGAAATGGGCCTGCTAAAGATTGGCGACTATCAGTCCCCCGACCTTATGTACATCACCGATACCAAAGTCAAACTGGACGCCAACGGGGAAAAGGTCCCTCCACTGACCCTGCTTTACATACCAGGGAACTCCTCGCCTATTCACACATTCAGCAGCCAGGCTGAAATGAAAAAGTGGCTCGCCGAGCAAATGACTGACCCGGTTAAACGTGCAGCGATCGCCGCGCACTTCCCCCTCAAGGACAAGCCCAATGGCTTTTTGCACCCGGGTCTGGACAAGACACTCGAAAAGCTCGGGACTTGGCCAAAGGGCCTTTTCACACACAGCGGGTTGAAAACCGAGGAGTATCGGCGGTATGGCGACTTAGGGAACCCGCAAACAACCATCACGACAGAGCCCATCAAATTACCGTTCGATGAAATTGCAAAACGCCAAAAGGATCGCTCTTATGCCGATGCCAACACCAAAATAACCACCGATTTAGATGTCCATAAAAAACATGTCCTTGAAGGGTTCGAAAAGGTTGCGAAAGCGGCGCTGTTTCTAGCCCCGTTGGCGTTGGTGATGCCTGAAGTCGAGATAGCGCTGAGCGTGTACTATCTGGCGACAGGGGTAATCACAGCAGGTATCGGGATCGACGATAAAATAAGAGGTAAACCAGACGGCGATAAGCGAATTATATTCGGCGTACTCAATGCTGCGCTGATAGTACTTCCCCATATCCTGAAAGGAGGGAGTGCTGGCGAAGCTGCTGCTAATGAAATCAAGCCCCCTGAGGCAATACCCGAAAAAGCGCCCGTGGCGGAAAGCACCGAGCCACCGCCATCTGCACCCGCGTCTGAAAATGAGGTTGAACCGCACGTCAATCGCCCGTCGGGTATTGACTCGAACGATATCAAGGATTACGCCGTTGAGCAGGGCGAACAACAGATCTCAGGCGTTAAGCCAAACGCCAACGGTATCTATCAGGTCAAAGATGCCCGCGGTGAAGACCACTGGTTGATCAAAGTGACCTTTGACAAAGAGACCACCCGGGTATTTGAGATCAAGAGCGGTTTTAGACTGGATAGCGATACCGTCGAAATTATCGACCCTTTCACCCGAAAAACGGTGATGATCGTACGCAATACCGGGGACGAAACATGGGAAGTGGTTCGCGGACCGGGCGGTATAAAATTCCCATGGCAATCAAAAAGCCCCGCGGGCCAGCAGTTTGACCCTGGCGCTTATGATTATCCTGCAGAAGGAGAAGCTTCTTCGTCGAAAGTGAAGCAGAAGATTGATAAGCAGTTGAAAGACGATGCCAAGAAATTCCATAAAGCTGCAAAAACCAAACCCAGCCCCGTTCTCGACGACATCGCCAAGGATGCTTCGCCAACAGACGTTATCAATAGCGTCTACAAAAAATCACCCGGCATGATTATTGGCGAGGACCATTCCCAGTCTGCAGGGCTGCGGTTCCTCATCGACCAGGCAGGCGAATTCAAGAAGAACAACGTCATGGTCTTGTATTCGGAAGGCTTTGAGCACTCGCTTCAACCTGACCTGGATCACTTCTTCGAAACAGGGGAATTCTCCCCTGCACTCAGGAACAACTTGAGACTCATAGACCGCTCACACGCAGGCCATGAGCCCTACACCAATAGAGAATTGCTGTTAACCATGCGAAAACATGGTATTCGCATCAAAGCGATTGATGTGCCGTCCGTGGAACCCAAGACCACTCGCCTTAAAAACATGAACTACTACGCGAGCAAGGTGATTGAACACGACCAAGCGGCAAACCCTCAAGCAAAATGGGTGGCACGCGTCGGAAGCGATCACGTGTTCACCTACGACGGAGAACCGCCAATCCGAGGTATCAGTCAAATGACCGGCGCAACGGGCGTTTCCGTCGACGACGCGCCGGCAAATCAGGCAACGACGGTCACTCAATCGCGAGACAAAACCGAAATCTTCATTGATCTCAAGCGGCTCGATTAACGGACGTACCGAGCCACCGATTTTCACGAGCATTGGGACTTGAAAATCGGTGGCTGCGTTTCGCGGCGTTAGCAAGCCTATTGCGTCATAACAGCTTGTCCAAAGTGACAGGGAAATCCCGCACGCGCTTGCCCGTGGCGTGGTACACCGCATTCGCCACTGCCGCCGCCAC
This window harbors:
- a CDS encoding ankyrin repeat domain-containing protein, yielding MRISIGLLMAMLAFVAHAESPDPVALKAQLQDYYFDAARRGDLDMLNTFIDSGYSLNTQDDKGYTALILAAYHGQGPFVERLLDAGADACMQDKRGNTALMGAIFKGELKIAQRLLATDCNPDQRNGAGQTAAMYAGLFKRVELLDELKAKGADLNAEDPIGNSASRLASGEIRTPAPR
- the katB gene encoding catalase KatB, with translation MSRGPVSARCVLVLASASLLSLSVHAANLTRDNGAAVGDNQNSQTAGANGPVLLQDVQLIQKLQRFDRERIPERVVHARGTGAHGTFTVTDNLSDLTKAKVFAAGEATPVFVRFSAVVHGNHSPETLRDPRGFATKFYTAEGNWDLVGNNFPTFFIRDAIKFPDMVHAFKPDPRTNLDDDSRRFDFFSHVPESTRTLTELYSDSGTPASYREMDGNGVHAYKLINAKGEVHYVKFHWKSLQGIKNLDPKQVTEVQGRDYSHMTNDLVTHINKGDFPKWDLYVQVLKPEDLAKFDFDPLDATKIWPNVPERKVGQMVLNRNPANVFQETEQVAMAPANLVPGIEPSEDRLLQGRVFSYADTQMYRLGANALQLPINAPRVTVNNGNQDGAMNFGKTTTGVNYQPSRLLPRDEPQTARYSQSALSGSTQQAKIQREQNFKQAGDLYRSFTKKERQDLIENFGGSLATTDDESKHIILSFLYKADPEYGTGVAKVAKGDLARVKALAEKLTD
- the mscL gene encoding large-conductance mechanosensitive channel protein MscL; amino-acid sequence: MGVISEFKAFAVKGNVVDMAVGIIIGAAFGKIVSSFVGDVVMPPLGLLIGGVDFGDLAVTLKAAQGDAPAVILAYGKFIQSVVDFLIVAFAIFMGVKVINRLKREEAVAPKLPPVPTKEEVLLGEIRDLLKAQNDKPLQ
- a CDS encoding ferredoxin--NADP reductase is translated as MTASAEKFTRQTLLDVQSLTPSLFTLRTTRDPGFRFTAGQFVRLGVTKADGSTVWRAYSLVSSPFDEHLDFFSIVVPGGEFTSELSHLRVGDTLMVERQATGFLTLNRFVDGRDLWMLGTGTGVAPFLSILQDFEVWEKFERIILVYSAREAKELAYQALIKELGEREYLAEYAHKLTYIPIVTREQYPDALNGRITTLIENGELERVAGLELTPEHSRVLICGNPQMVDDTRQLLKQRDMNLSLSRRPGQVAVENYW
- a CDS encoding helix-turn-helix transcriptional regulator, whose translation is MITWRNTRLSKLEGEDEITSVFEMVINKTYELGFQHCSFKMSPNRPENQVNPIEFTNYPNEWKSLYEQARFFEVDPVVKQCMESVLPLVWEEETFKDVPSLWSLAQTLGVHRALTITVHDFRGVFSMLTLSRAQRDVSPEELYEKAGLVLWLCHAMHAVVAQKYAAPSDISPASKLTPREREVLRWSGMGKTASDIATILCLSERTVGFHMSRCFIKLGVNNKIAAVLCAARSGII
- a CDS encoding methyltransferase — its product is MPLLESPFAQLDLIRQPEQHNDPLQAFDAADEYLLHYLAEQQPTTATRVLVLNDSFGALAASLQGQVQVTSSGDSFLAAQGLEKNLVRNGKAFDAVPFIPASQIPSGPFDRVLIRVPKTLALLEEQLIRLQGQLAPGAHVVAGAMIKHLPRAAGELLERYIGPMQASLAVKKARLLIATADDRPVAVSPYPTRYNLEAPAIELLNHANVFCRESLDIGTRAFLPHLPKNLGNARVADLGCGNGVLAIASAMQNPEAQYTLVDESYMAVQSAAENWQAALGDRDAVVRAADGLAGQEPGSLDVVLCNPPFHQQQVVGDFLAWRMFQQAREALVVGGALYIVGNRHLGYHTKLARLFRGVEQVATTPKFVILKARK
- a CDS encoding DUF2474 domain-containing protein, yielding MSGKPTLHEIEQAEKQPLWRRLGWLAMIWTGSVLALFIVASLMRMFMNAAGLTTH
- the cydB gene encoding cytochrome d ubiquinol oxidase subunit II, with the protein product MGIDLPLIWAVIIIFGIMMYVVMDGFDLGIGILFPFIPGKTDRDVMMNTVAPVWDGNETWLVLGGAALFGAFPLAYSVVLSALYLPLILMLIGLIFRGVAFEFRFKAKDHKRHLWDKAFIGGSLAATFFQGVALGAFIDGIPVVNRQFAGGSLDWATPFTMFCGVALIVAYALLGCTWLIMKTEGPLQEKMHNLARPLAFVVLAVIGIVSIWTPLTHPEIASRWFTLPNLFWFLPVPILVLVTMYGLFRAVARNAHYTPFLLTLVLIFLGYSGLGISLWPNIIPPSVSIWDAAAPPQSQGFMLVGTLFIIPFILGYTFWSYYVFRGKVTHEDGYH